The Edaphobacter sp. 12200R-103 genome contains a region encoding:
- a CDS encoding glycoside hydrolase family 172 protein encodes MKSSLAFSALTLLVCGFVPSAVAQEVRPDHDLSRPQSYVLHRASSTSPTGANNDYRVLPAGGTLTMLDIDGSAQISHIWMTISDREKYHLKRIVLRIYWDNETAPSVETPVGDFFGLNLGDYHNWESAMLSVGNDRGMNSFFPMPFRRHARITLTNEGKLPATSVYYNIDYRTGPKVADKDSLYFHAQYHQAVPNKGWTTDFYANNDPAINNKTNKDGKDNYVFLEANGRGHYVGMTLGVLQNQDGWWGEGDDMLFIDDPNTPAIVGTGSEDYILGAWDFGGSRFSYSSYGAPIKGDELAGSRSVVYRFHLDSPVTFTKYFKGTIEHGHANHRSDNYYSESYWYQTEPHTPFAPLPPVETRLPALMPTGGPGNGPQPNIAPPPQPLPAPNPGATPSVAAPAGSTTRTQDSTTTPATPQQQTTPQQPKPEPR; translated from the coding sequence ATGAAGTCATCTCTTGCTTTCTCTGCCCTGACTCTGCTGGTCTGCGGATTCGTGCCGTCCGCTGTAGCACAGGAAGTCAGACCGGATCACGATCTGTCGCGGCCACAGAGCTATGTGCTCCATCGGGCTTCGAGCACCTCCCCGACAGGCGCCAACAATGACTACCGCGTGCTGCCTGCGGGTGGAACTCTGACGATGCTCGATATCGACGGTTCGGCGCAGATCTCGCATATCTGGATGACCATCAGCGACCGCGAGAAATATCACCTGAAACGCATTGTGCTGCGCATCTACTGGGACAATGAGACCGCGCCGAGCGTCGAGACGCCGGTGGGTGACTTCTTCGGCCTGAACCTCGGCGACTATCACAACTGGGAGTCGGCGATGCTGTCGGTCGGCAATGATCGCGGCATGAACAGCTTCTTCCCCATGCCTTTCCGCAGGCATGCGCGCATTACGCTGACCAATGAGGGCAAGCTGCCCGCAACCAGCGTCTACTACAACATCGATTACCGTACCGGCCCGAAGGTGGCAGATAAAGATTCGCTGTACTTCCACGCGCAGTATCACCAGGCTGTGCCCAACAAGGGCTGGACGACAGACTTCTACGCTAACAACGATCCTGCGATTAATAACAAGACAAATAAAGATGGCAAAGACAACTATGTCTTTCTCGAAGCCAATGGGCGCGGCCACTATGTTGGCATGACGCTGGGCGTGCTGCAGAATCAGGACGGCTGGTGGGGCGAGGGCGACGACATGCTCTTTATCGACGACCCGAATACCCCGGCCATCGTGGGCACCGGCAGCGAAGACTACATCCTGGGCGCTTGGGACTTCGGTGGGTCTCGCTTTTCGTATAGCAGCTACGGGGCGCCAATCAAGGGCGATGAGCTCGCAGGAAGCCGCTCGGTCGTCTATCGCTTTCACCTGGATTCCCCGGTGACGTTTACAAAGTATTTCAAAGGAACGATCGAGCACGGCCATGCCAATCATCGATCGGACAACTATTACTCGGAGAGCTACTGGTACCAGACTGAGCCGCATACGCCGTTCGCCCCACTCCCTCCGGTCGAGACGCGTTTGCCGGCTCTGATGCCCACGGGAGGCCCGGGCAATGGACCGCAGCCGAACATAGCTCCTCCGCCACAGCCGCTGCCTGCACCTAATCCAGGAGCGACTCCATCTGTAGCAGCGCCTGCGGGCAGTACGACGAGGACGCAGGATTCGACCACGACACCTGCAACGCCGCAACAGCAGACTACTCCGCAACAACCGAAGCCTGAGCCGCGGTAG
- a CDS encoding M48 family metallopeptidase produces MELTYFGKKIVVFVLLLGGTTSAAWARFKIPPPCKNAFSTQQEETEGAKYAGEIFKQMPVLPDSSPISQYVQQVGKKLVAVTPGYRWPYNFHVVASDEINAFALPGGAMFVNVGAIRAAETESQLAGVMAHELSHVVMRHSTCNMTKQQSVGTWAALGQLGAAIALGNGALGSLASQGIGIATGLSFLRMSRDYEKQADLLGADILYDAGYDPRGLPQFFETIEAKYGQGGAQIFSDHPNPGNRMEYVNAEIASLPRKSNPTVTTAAFTRARDLANKEKTYTSKEMEAGAWKKSGKYALVAGGPATVIPETTGSSQTQNQTQAAGAARLSRASLGIDDPLVFYNGQAFSISYPKSWRKGEGQNGSVAFVPQDGASQAGIAYGAIVEGARFQAPVKNANDLQQATTAIARQMSQQNDGMTVSGNMQSTTVNGRPAATVELRGRSPLSSGGTATPERDLLVAISRPDGAVNYIIFVSPEPDYATLKPLFARMMGSFRVR; encoded by the coding sequence ATGGAGTTGACGTATTTCGGGAAGAAGATTGTGGTGTTTGTGCTGCTCCTCGGTGGGACAACAAGCGCGGCATGGGCGCGTTTCAAAATCCCTCCACCCTGCAAAAACGCCTTCAGCACGCAGCAGGAAGAAACGGAAGGGGCAAAGTACGCCGGCGAGATCTTCAAGCAGATGCCGGTGCTGCCCGACAGCTCCCCTATCTCGCAATATGTGCAGCAGGTTGGGAAGAAGCTGGTCGCGGTGACCCCCGGCTATCGCTGGCCTTACAACTTCCACGTCGTTGCCAGTGATGAGATCAACGCATTTGCCCTGCCGGGCGGAGCCATGTTCGTCAATGTCGGGGCGATTCGCGCCGCTGAGACCGAGTCGCAGCTGGCCGGCGTGATGGCGCACGAGCTCTCGCATGTGGTCATGCGTCACTCCACCTGCAACATGACCAAGCAACAGTCGGTCGGCACCTGGGCTGCCCTGGGGCAGTTGGGAGCGGCGATTGCTCTTGGAAACGGCGCGCTGGGCTCCCTTGCCAGCCAGGGAATCGGTATTGCGACAGGACTAAGCTTTCTGAGGATGTCCCGCGATTATGAGAAGCAGGCCGACCTGCTTGGCGCCGACATCCTCTACGACGCAGGCTACGATCCGCGCGGCCTGCCCCAGTTCTTCGAGACCATTGAGGCGAAGTATGGACAGGGGGGTGCTCAGATCTTCAGCGACCATCCCAATCCCGGCAACCGTATGGAGTATGTCAATGCAGAGATCGCAAGTCTTCCCCGGAAGTCCAATCCGACCGTAACAACAGCTGCCTTTACCCGTGCGCGCGATCTGGCCAACAAGGAGAAGACATATACCTCTAAGGAGATGGAAGCGGGTGCCTGGAAGAAGAGCGGCAAATATGCTCTGGTAGCGGGAGGTCCGGCAACCGTCATTCCCGAAACAACAGGCAGCTCGCAGACCCAGAACCAGACTCAGGCTGCAGGCGCCGCGCGGCTGAGCCGGGCCTCTCTGGGCATCGACGATCCGCTCGTCTTCTACAACGGACAGGCCTTTTCCATCAGCTATCCGAAGAGCTGGCGCAAGGGGGAGGGGCAGAATGGCAGTGTCGCGTTTGTCCCGCAGGATGGAGCCAGTCAGGCCGGTATCGCCTACGGCGCCATCGTCGAGGGCGCGCGCTTCCAGGCTCCTGTAAAAAATGCGAACGATCTCCAGCAGGCCACTACGGCGATCGCCCGGCAGATGAGCCAGCAGAACGATGGCATGACGGTCAGCGGCAACATGCAGTCGACGACCGTCAATGGCAGGCCGGCGGCAACCGTGGAGCTTCGTGGACGTTCTCCGTTGTCCAGCGGAGGGACGGCTACCCCGGAACGGGATCTTCTGGTGGCGATATCCAGGCCAGATGGGGCGGTGAACTACATCATCTTTGTCTCTCCGGAGCCGGATTATGCGACCCTGAAACCACTCTTTGCCCGGATGATGGGAAGTTTTCGCGTGCGATAG
- a CDS encoding MarC family protein, whose translation MLYQPHSPVILYDLQHSVYVRFSLLALSSIFFLVDPFAALPTFLAVTEGADEKSRKRIARKASLTALIFLSAFAIAGQYIFRMFGITLPAFEIAGGIILLLIGLDMLEARRSPTQETSGDAEEAASKEDAGIVPLGIPMLAGPGAIASVMVLVGQAQNHWQMVAILGSIFITAVICYLVLGNSDRVGRALGETGIRVLVRIMGLLLVALAVQYFVNGLADLGVVAKPS comes from the coding sequence GTGCTCTACCAGCCGCATTCGCCGGTGATCCTGTATGACCTGCAGCACTCGGTCTACGTGCGCTTCTCGTTGCTCGCGCTCAGCTCCATCTTTTTCCTGGTCGATCCCTTTGCCGCTTTGCCTACCTTTCTGGCGGTTACGGAAGGTGCCGATGAAAAAAGCCGCAAGAGGATTGCGCGGAAGGCTTCTCTTACCGCGCTGATCTTTCTGAGCGCCTTTGCCATAGCAGGTCAGTACATCTTCAGGATGTTCGGAATTACGCTTCCGGCCTTCGAGATCGCAGGCGGAATCATCCTTCTTTTGATCGGGCTCGACATGCTGGAGGCGCGCCGTTCCCCGACCCAGGAGACCAGCGGAGACGCCGAAGAGGCCGCAAGCAAAGAGGACGCCGGCATCGTACCCCTCGGAATTCCCATGCTGGCCGGTCCCGGTGCGATTGCCAGCGTCATGGTCCTCGTCGGGCAGGCGCAGAACCACTGGCAGATGGTTGCCATTCTCGGCTCCATCTTCATTACGGCTGTGATCTGCTACCTGGTGCTGGGAAACTCCGACAGGGTAGGGAGGGCGCTGGGCGAGACGGGGATCCGTGTGCTGGTTCGCATCATGGGCTTGCTGCTGGTCGCCCTGGCAGTGCAGTATTTTGTCAACGGTCTGGCCGACCTGGGGGTGGTCGCCAAGCCTTCTTAG